The genomic region TCATCGAATGGCGTGGCAGCCCCAAAGCCATTCGGGTCGATAACGGCCCGGAATACATCAGCGGCACGTTGATGAAATGGGCTGAAAAACGAGGGATTGCTCTCCAGCATATCCAGCCCGGCAAGCCCCAGCAGAACGCCTATGTGGAGCGCTACAACCGGACGGTCCGCCACGAATGGCTGGGCCAGTTCCTCTTCGAAACCATCCAGGAGGTGCAAGATCACGCCACGGATTGGCTATGGACCTACAACAACGACAGACCCAATATGGCCATCGGCGGCATCACACCCGCCCAGAAACTGAAATTGGCCGCGTGAGTTCTATGTTCCAACCCCGTTAAAAACGGGGGGATTACCCTTGGGCCTAACCGAACCCCGATGAGTCGAACTCATCGGGGTTCGGTCTGATTCACATGACCCAAGTCAAGCCACGCAGGCTTTGCCTGGGCTAGGCTGCCGCCTGTGATTGCCGGGGGAGAGGTCATGAAGCGCGCGGTTCCGCTGATCCTGCTGCTGTTGTCGTCCGCTTCCGCCCTGGCGGCTGGGGCGGGGATGGAGGCGCGCAATTATGTGGCGCGCCGTTTGACCGCCGAAGGCCATGTGCAGGTGGAGGTGACGGGGGTGGAGCCTTCCGGCGATATCTGCCGCGTCTCGGGGATCGTGCGCAAGGTGTTCGCGGGACGGGCCGCAGCGGGTGATTCCTTGGCCTTCCGCCTGCCCTGCGGTGCTGATGCTTTCTGGACCGCCGATAAGCTGAAGGCGGCCAGACTGGCCGAAGTTTTCGTCAAACCCGGCCTGAA from Paramagnetospirillum magnetotacticum MS-1 harbors:
- a CDS encoding integrase core domain-containing protein, which translates into the protein EDGRAFRLLNVLDDFNREGLGIEVDFSLPAERVVRMLNRIIEWRGSPKAIRVDNGPEYISGTLMKWAEKRGIALQHIQPGKPQQNAYVERYNRTVRHEWLGQFLFETIQEVQDHATDWLWTYNNDRPNMAIGGITPAQKLKLAA